TTACTACACCAAGCCCGTGTTCCTATCGAGACAATTTTCTTTCCTTCAGTCAAAATGGAATTCAGGGTGCCTTTGGTACTCTTTTTCTAGCCACTTCAGTTGGATATCCTTGTCATTGCCAAGGGCAGGAAACATGTGCCTACCCCACTCTTTTTCCATGAAGTAGATGGTGCTAAACAGATGAAGGTAATGCCCCGAGTACACCCCTGGAAGACTCAACACCATGTCCAAAATGGCTTTAACCTAAGTAGTTGCTGTGAAAGCAATATCCTTACGTGTACTTCCACTTCTACTCTCAACAATCACATTTGAGATGCTCTTCAAAGAGTCGGACATCTCTTGCGCAACtgaatgcctttttttttttttttttttttttttttcttgtacatTGGCTTGAAAAGGTGGACACTAGTTGCCAAGCCTTTCCCCTTACTCACTGCTGGTTCTGCCCTCAACAATGATGGACCTTCAACTTCCATTGCGTTAACATTCACAAACGGTTCACATTGGAGGTTAACAAATTCTGTGCTATCAGCAGAGTCCCCAGAACCTTCGGTGGTTTCCTTTGGTAATTGACCGCTCGTGCAAAACGCATTTTTCCCTGTTGCAACCGTGCCTCCATACATGATGTTTAGGTAGTCACGATTCGGCAAACCtttatttttaaaggtttttgcaAGGGGACATGCCTACGTGTGGACAACCAATAATTAGAACACAATAATATAGTTGTAGACAATAAAGAATTTCATAATTATGTAACGTGAACTAACCGCAATCTTTCGAGTCCACCACTCATCAGGGGCCTCAAGCATCCTAGTTCCCGAGtcataacccaacccaatctCATTGTCAAAACACTGGTTATAATCCCTCCACCCTTTTTTCAGATGATCCCATTTGTTCTTAAT
This genomic stretch from Quercus lobata isolate SW786 chromosome 3, ValleyOak3.0 Primary Assembly, whole genome shotgun sequence harbors:
- the LOC115979701 gene encoding uncharacterized protein LOC115979701; the protein is MPSMLVVAPSKSSSMLCTYPQTTKPSKQRRKGTQKPISRTSLNHSPLFFLHSSESPLRCGHRCRRCGSPHSSKEVLGKMVKEKLKDGGSNDQRADWKDPKELQAFCQLCATQVLAGQRKGGFLTKLGVDNVIEQLGNMGKVVTPLQIKNKWDHLKKGWRDYNQCFDNEIGLGYDSGTRMLEAPDEWWTRKIAACPLAKTFKNKGLPNRDYLNIMYGGTVATGKNAFCTSGQLPKETTEGSGDSADSTEFVNLQCEPFVNVNAMEVEGPSLLRAEPAVSKGKGLATSVHLFKPMYKKKKKKKKKKGIQLRKRCPTL